One segment of Scleropages formosus chromosome 23, fSclFor1.1, whole genome shotgun sequence DNA contains the following:
- the sync gene encoding syncoilin translates to MNSQAATGRLEPTSVTQQGAGLQHAGSCALTAKPNSDGERRDAETGSESSGEGSDPELLRIEEDADEPPCVDEAHAHSGRSLYDLSAQFEECLQEVEVLLRGCYSGVDPQLEGCLQAMSTKLEEYGHGLEAQLARSPLTRAQEELSGVGAGDDLMEELGLQFEACIAQVGDLERCRDKLVQELLQLLEPMEQEVRGLRVEVGEAGALLTRAELQRRSLREEAHRIKMKLFGIIRECTQCRISMATLQRDVEQAAVTQETLQAELLRLTNMFTELQLEQRNRLNDLRSQVSGADPSQASCGMSRCLEASRDPSRWLRSGVKELEERYEPQLQALLSRREAGMEAARRSREEARELRAKLGPLREEAQRLALQRSCLQERLALMHQEREENAKQHRETLDALEESSRKLKTELHVQLRKNKELDIVKKNLEKAVGLYRSPRPASNDDTSAKECQSCSGEGDIRAFQQ, encoded by the exons ATGAACAGCCAAGCTGCCACCGGCCGGCTGGAACCGACTTCTGTAACGCAGCAGGGGGCGGGGCTCCAGCACGCCGGGAGCTGCGCCCTCACCGCGAAGCCCAACTCCGACGGCGAGAGACGTGATGCGGAGACCGGTTCCGAATCCAGCGGCGAGGGCTCGGATCCCGAGCTCCTGCGGATCGAAGAAGATGCGGACGAGCCTCCTTGCGTGGACGAAGCGCACGCGCACTCTGGCCGCTCCCTCTATGACCTGAGTGCCCAGTTTGAGGAGTgtctccaggaggtggaggTCCTGCTCAGGGGGTGTTATAGTGGAGTGGACCCCCAGCTTGAGGGCTGCCTGCAGGCAATGAGCACCAAGCTGGAGGAGTATGGGCATGGGCTTGAAGCCCAGCTTGCCAGGAGCCCGTTGACAAGGGCACAGGAAGAGCTCTCCGGGGTTGGGGCAGGTGACGACCTCATGGAGGAGCTGGGGCTGCAGTTCGAAGCATGCATAGCTCAGGTAGGGGACCTGGAGCGGTGTCGGGACAAGCTCgtgcaggagctgctgcagcttttGGAGCCCATGGAGCAGGAAGTACGGGGGCTCCGAGTCGAGGTGGGTGAAGCAGGGGCGCTGCTCACCCGGGCTGAACTGCAGAGGCGGAGCCTAAGGGAGGAGGCGCACCGGATCAAAATGAAGCTCTTCGGCATCATAAGGGAGTGCACCCAGTGCCGCATCTCCATGGCGACACTGCAACGTGACGTGGAGCAGGCGGCCGTCACGCAG GAAACGCTGCAAGCGGAGCTGCTCCGTCTCACCAACATGTTTACGGAGCTGCAGTTGGAACAACGGAACCGCCTCAATGACCTCCGGAGCCAGGTGAGCGGAGCCGACCCGTCCCAGGCCTCCTGCGGCATGTCCCGTTGCCTGGAGGCCTCCCGGGACCCGAGCCGCTGGCTGCGGAGCGGCGTGAAAGAACTGGAGGAGCGGTACGAGCCGCAGCTCCAGGCCCTGCTCTCGCGCAGGGAGGCCGGCATGGAGGCTGCCAGGAGGAGCCGGGAGGAGGCCAGGGAGCTGAGGGCCAAGCTGGGCCCGCTGAGGGAGGAGGCACAGAGACTGGCCCTCCAGAGGAGCTGCCTGCAGGAGAGGCTCGCACTCATGCAccaggagagggaggagaacgCAAAGCAGCATCGG GAGACACTGGACGCCCTTGAGGAGAGCAGCCGGAAGCTGAAAACAGAGCTTCATGTTCAGCTGAGGAAAAACAAGGAGCTCGACATTGTGAAGAAAAACCTCGAGAAGGCAGTGGGCCTCTACAG ATCTCCCAGACCAGCTTCCAATGATGACACAAGTGCAAAGGAATGCCAATCCTGCTCAGGGGAAGGAGACATAAGAGCTTTTCAACAATAG